From the Chryseobacterium viscerum genome, one window contains:
- a CDS encoding DUF5686 family protein: MMLNNNSKKHYLLFFFLILSSSVCAQNRASGRVVDEKNNKELTKVDIFINNSKTPSLTTTSGSFIVQSDSIIHQLKFSRKSYTTETLDITPENAENIFVQLSQAKVSDIQEIVLQSGKTKYKNKKENPAYAIMQKVWAQKRNNGLEKFDTYSYKEYEKTQFDLNNLDSAFMKKKIFNKLDFIFDYADSTASGRLGLPIFLNEAVYENFGKNRPDKDSKRTLVAQKTSGFQDNQVITVSAKNLYRDINIYDNTLNYFDIGFQSPVGTDGFSTYDYSLMDTITIRGEKAFQIRYQPKRKDILAFQGNLYIDTDTYAVLGATLKSTQKINVNFVNSVYTQVEYDNPDETTFLPKKLITEFEMSPFSKKKGAKSIIAKRSVDYSEYQFNKPLDPKVFKRTEEEYEDKFTNKDDAYWTKARPDTLSKAEQGVYNMLDQLQQTPKFNRMVKLFETLGSRYYNAFKGIDIGPIFSIYGRNEVEGDRIRLGARTYFGLNDTWRAQFYTAYGFKDQQFKYGVEARYMFNKLNRFMIGAGTSRDIVQLGGQLTSGDGVTPQSSSSSTFFARGENISLSSVNKTSVFAAIEPWKNFQIRVDGVMQSIKSAIPEKFNLMYHKDGQLRQTVNDSHVTISLIAKPGAKFSQTGIDRYQARNLAPTIVLRYTRGIEGLFNADFNYDKLQFMLYKPFLIGSMGKLVVNFEAGKNFNTVPLALQNIIPANLSYGLVPNTFSQLNYYEFVTDAYTTLQLEHHFNGKILSYIPLIKKLKLREVAFIRGAYGTLSDASKAINVEGFKYSAPSEHIYYEYGFGIENIGIGNLRIFRVDFNWRGNYLDRPDISKFGVKAGFQVGF, translated from the coding sequence ATGATGTTAAACAATAACTCCAAAAAACACTATCTTTTATTTTTTTTCCTGATCCTCTCCAGTTCCGTATGCGCTCAAAACCGGGCCAGTGGCAGGGTGGTTGACGAAAAAAATAATAAAGAGCTCACTAAGGTTGATATTTTTATCAACAATAGCAAAACACCTTCCCTGACGACAACTTCAGGCAGCTTCATCGTTCAGTCAGACAGTATTATCCATCAGCTAAAATTTTCCAGAAAAAGTTATACTACAGAAACGCTTGATATTACCCCTGAAAATGCCGAAAATATTTTCGTACAACTTTCACAGGCTAAAGTAAGTGACATCCAGGAAATTGTCCTTCAAAGCGGCAAAACTAAATACAAGAATAAAAAAGAAAACCCCGCTTACGCTATCATGCAAAAAGTATGGGCACAAAAAAGAAATAATGGGTTAGAAAAATTTGATACCTACTCGTATAAAGAATACGAAAAAACCCAATTTGACCTCAACAATCTGGATAGTGCCTTCATGAAGAAAAAGATTTTCAATAAACTGGATTTCATTTTCGATTATGCTGATTCTACAGCAAGTGGAAGACTGGGTCTTCCCATCTTTTTGAATGAAGCAGTATATGAAAATTTTGGTAAAAACAGGCCAGATAAGGACAGCAAAAGAACATTAGTTGCTCAAAAAACATCAGGTTTTCAGGACAACCAGGTGATTACTGTTTCAGCTAAAAATCTCTATCGGGATATCAACATCTACGACAATACCTTAAATTATTTTGATATCGGATTCCAAAGCCCTGTGGGAACAGATGGATTCAGCACTTACGACTATAGTCTTATGGATACCATTACTATTCGTGGTGAAAAAGCCTTTCAGATCAGATATCAGCCCAAGAGAAAAGATATCCTTGCCTTTCAGGGAAACCTTTATATAGATACGGATACCTATGCCGTTTTAGGGGCAACACTAAAGTCAACCCAGAAAATCAATGTAAATTTCGTCAACAGTGTCTATACTCAGGTGGAGTACGACAATCCTGATGAAACAACTTTTCTTCCTAAAAAACTGATTACAGAATTTGAAATGAGCCCTTTTTCAAAAAAGAAAGGTGCTAAAAGTATTATAGCCAAAAGATCGGTAGATTATTCCGAATATCAGTTTAATAAGCCTCTTGATCCAAAAGTATTCAAACGTACGGAAGAGGAATATGAAGACAAGTTCACCAATAAAGACGATGCATATTGGACTAAAGCCAGACCTGACACTTTATCAAAAGCAGAACAGGGCGTTTACAACATGCTTGATCAGCTTCAGCAGACCCCAAAATTCAACCGAATGGTAAAACTGTTTGAGACCCTTGGTTCAAGGTATTACAATGCCTTTAAAGGAATAGATATCGGTCCTATTTTCTCTATTTATGGAAGAAATGAAGTGGAAGGAGACAGAATAAGATTAGGAGCAAGAACCTATTTCGGATTGAATGATACCTGGAGAGCTCAGTTTTATACAGCTTATGGGTTCAAAGATCAACAGTTTAAATATGGCGTGGAAGCAAGATATATGTTCAATAAGCTTAACCGTTTTATGATTGGAGCAGGAACCAGCAGAGATATTGTTCAGCTTGGGGGGCAGCTTACATCCGGTGATGGTGTTACCCCACAATCTTCATCTTCCAGCACCTTTTTTGCAAGAGGAGAGAACATTTCTTTAAGCTCTGTAAACAAAACAAGTGTTTTTGCAGCTATTGAACCCTGGAAAAACTTCCAGATAAGAGTGGATGGAGTGATGCAGAGCATTAAATCTGCCATTCCCGAGAAATTCAACCTTATGTATCACAAAGATGGGCAGCTGAGACAAACAGTTAATGATTCTCACGTTACCATCAGCTTAATTGCAAAACCGGGAGCTAAGTTCTCACAAACCGGAATTGACCGTTACCAGGCCAGAAACCTTGCACCAACCATTGTTTTAAGATATACCAGAGGTATTGAAGGGTTATTTAATGCTGACTTCAATTATGATAAGCTTCAATTCATGCTTTATAAACCATTTTTAATTGGAAGCATGGGTAAATTGGTTGTGAATTTTGAGGCAGGAAAGAATTTCAACACTGTTCCATTGGCACTGCAGAACATCATTCCGGCCAACCTGTCCTATGGTTTGGTACCTAATACATTCTCTCAGCTTAACTATTATGAGTTTGTTACGGATGCTTATACTACACTTCAACTGGAACACCATTTTAACGGCAAAATCCTTTCTTACATTCCTTTGATTAAAAAACTAAAACTCAGAGAAGTTGCATTCATCAGAGGAGCTTACGGAACGTTAAGTGATGCTTCCAAGGCAATCAACGTAGAAGGTTTTAAATATTCCGCGCCAAGTGAACATATTTATTATGAATACGGATTCGGGATTGAAAATATAGGAATCGGAAACCTTAGAATCTTCAGAGTAGACTTCAACTGGAGAGGAAACTATCTTGACAGACCGGATATTTCAAAATTTGGGGTTAAAGCAGGATTCCAGGTAGGATTCTAG
- a CDS encoding bacteriocin-like protein gives MKNLKKLTKKSLKEINGGAALALCPPKPITSCDIWCGMTKEQKMRCLLDVEEPCECF, from the coding sequence ATGAAAAATTTGAAAAAATTAACGAAGAAAAGCCTTAAAGAAATCAATGGAGGAGCGGCTTTAGCATTATGTCCACCAAAACCCATTACATCATGTGATATCTGGTGCGGAATGACAAAGGAGCAGAAAATGCGTTGCCTGCTTGATGTAGAAGAGCCATGTGAGTGCTTTTAA
- the rplU gene encoding 50S ribosomal protein L21 encodes MFAIVEIAGLQYKVEQDQKLFVNRLKGDKGGKVSFDKVLLTVNGAITVGAPAVNGITVEAEILDHVKADKVIVFKKKRRKGYKVKNGHRQSLTQIVITGITGFEGGAKKAAAKKETVKGEVLSDNATVNFSEDHELNYHLKKNNLSQSKENRETLITLGKAVKVELEKNILTHEEVDAAIIKNIDQFKALNK; translated from the coding sequence ATGTTTGCAATTGTAGAAATAGCAGGGCTTCAATACAAAGTTGAGCAAGACCAGAAGTTGTTTGTAAACCGTTTAAAAGGAGATAAAGGAGGAAAAGTTTCTTTCGATAAAGTTCTTCTTACTGTAAACGGTGCAATCACTGTAGGCGCCCCAGCTGTAAACGGAATCACTGTGGAAGCAGAGATCCTTGACCACGTAAAAGCTGATAAAGTAATCGTTTTCAAAAAGAAAAGAAGAAAAGGTTACAAAGTGAAAAACGGTCACAGACAATCTTTAACTCAAATCGTAATCACTGGTATTACTGGTTTTGAAGGTGGAGCTAAAAAAGCTGCTGCTAAAAAAGAAACTGTGAAAGGTGAAGTTCTTTCAGACAACGCAACTGTTAACTTTAGTGAAGATCACGAGTTGAACTATCACTTAAAGAAAAACAACTTGTCTCAGTCTAAAGAGAACAGAGAAACTTTAATTACTTTAGGTAAAGCAGTTAAAGTGGAATTAGAAAAGAATATTCTTACTCATGAAGAAGTAGATGCTGCTATCATTAAGAATATCGATCAATTTAAAGCACTTAATAAATAA
- the rpmA gene encoding 50S ribosomal protein L27 produces the protein MAHKKGVGSSKNGRESHSKRLGVKIFGGQAAIAGNIIVRQRGTQHHPGDNVGIGKDHTLFALVDGKVVFRKKANNRSFVSVEPNA, from the coding sequence ATGGCACACAAGAAAGGAGTCGGTAGTTCCAAGAACGGTAGAGAGTCTCACTCTAAAAGATTAGGTGTGAAGATTTTCGGAGGACAAGCAGCTATTGCCGGAAATATTATTGTTAGACAAAGAGGTACTCAGCACCACCCAGGTGATAACGTGGGAATCGGTAAAGATCACACTTTGTTTGCATTAGTAGATGGTAAAGTAGTTTTCAGAAAGAAAGCAAACAACAGATCTTTCGTATCTGTAGAGCCAAACGCATAA